In a single window of the Oecophyllibacter saccharovorans genome:
- a CDS encoding GAF domain-containing protein, translating into MSAPPRRESWSLEDILEAARGLLAAETDVVANLANLSALLYEALPDVNWAGFYVVRDGMLVLGPFQGRIACTRIPLGRGVCGTAAQTGTVQRVADVHAFAGHIACDAASRSEIVVPIFRPGPGGKELFGVLDIDSPLADRFTHDDEVALQRLVDLLVASLSVQKQDGSAA; encoded by the coding sequence ATGAGCGCACCGCCCCGCAGGGAAAGCTGGAGCCTGGAGGATATACTTGAAGCAGCCCGGGGGCTCCTGGCTGCCGAGACAGATGTGGTCGCCAATCTGGCCAATCTGTCAGCCCTGCTTTACGAAGCCCTGCCTGACGTCAACTGGGCCGGTTTCTATGTGGTCCGTGACGGGATGCTGGTTCTGGGGCCGTTCCAGGGCCGTATCGCCTGCACCCGCATTCCCCTGGGGCGCGGCGTGTGCGGCACGGCAGCGCAGACAGGCACTGTCCAGCGCGTGGCGGATGTCCATGCGTTTGCAGGCCACATCGCCTGTGACGCCGCTTCCCGCTCGGAGATCGTCGTGCCCATCTTCCGGCCCGGGCCGGGTGGCAAAGAGCTTTTCGGCGTTCTCGACATCGACAGCCCGCTTGCAGACCGCTTCACCCACGATGATGAAGTTGCCCTGCAGCGCCTGGTTGACCTGCTGGTAGCTTCCCTGAGCGTTCAGAAGCAGGACGGGTCTGCTGCCTAA
- the murJ gene encoding murein biosynthesis integral membrane protein MurJ — MLRSLLTVGGWTMISRLLGLVRDQLLAFFLGAGGVQDAYQIAFRLPNMFRRLFGEGAFNAAFIPLFTGIFEKEGRSKALLFAGRSLSMLVVWLVFLTVLGEIFMPQLIDVLAPGFRHGNLHRYQLAVQLTRITLPYMVLICAAALVAGMLNGRNHFSAASAAYVTFNIVGILSILAGAWYGHDDIAQAGAWGITLSGVLQLALLLWAAARHHILPPLCWPVLSHNIRLLLRRMAPGLVGSGVTQLNLTVDTIIATLLPTGSISWLYFADRVNQLPLGVLGAALGTTLLPLLSRHASGGDRVAMRESLDQAMTYALLPVLPATAGLLATAPLIMSTLFGYGHFTLPDVVNSAGCLRAYALGLPAFVIIKLLAPAFFAEGDTTTPVRVGLMTLALNLALNLAFYRPLAWLGPPLASAAAALVNMSVLMVLLYRRDLFRPDRRALSQAGRILLAAVLMGLCAWAVTRTVLWDLPHWHGLLARLIGLMCLIGLSGGLYAFLLLALRVVTPAQLRSFAERRLNRRRG, encoded by the coding sequence ATGCTGCGTTCCCTGCTGACCGTGGGCGGCTGGACCATGATCTCGCGCCTCCTGGGGCTGGTGCGCGACCAGCTTCTGGCCTTTTTTCTGGGGGCAGGCGGCGTGCAGGATGCCTACCAGATCGCCTTCCGGCTGCCCAACATGTTCCGCCGCCTGTTTGGCGAAGGCGCTTTCAACGCCGCCTTCATTCCGCTTTTTACAGGCATTTTTGAGAAGGAGGGGCGCAGCAAAGCGCTGCTGTTTGCAGGGCGTTCGCTCTCCATGCTCGTGGTGTGGCTGGTCTTCCTCACGGTGCTGGGGGAGATCTTCATGCCCCAGCTCATCGACGTGCTGGCACCGGGCTTCCGGCACGGCAACCTGCACCGCTACCAGCTGGCCGTGCAGCTGACGCGCATCACCCTGCCCTATATGGTCCTGATCTGTGCGGCTGCCCTGGTGGCGGGCATGCTGAACGGGCGCAATCATTTCAGCGCCGCCTCGGCAGCTTATGTCACGTTCAATATCGTCGGCATTCTCTCCATTCTGGCAGGCGCGTGGTACGGCCATGACGACATCGCCCAGGCCGGTGCCTGGGGCATCACCCTGTCAGGGGTGCTTCAGCTTGCCCTCCTGCTCTGGGCGGCAGCGCGGCACCATATCCTGCCGCCCCTGTGCTGGCCGGTTCTGTCGCACAATATCCGCCTGCTTCTCAGGCGCATGGCCCCGGGCCTCGTGGGCTCGGGCGTAACGCAGCTGAACCTGACAGTGGACACGATCATCGCCACCCTGCTGCCGACCGGCTCGATCTCGTGGCTGTATTTTGCCGATCGCGTCAACCAGCTTCCCTTAGGCGTGCTGGGCGCAGCCCTGGGCACCACGCTCCTGCCGCTGCTGAGCCGCCATGCCTCAGGCGGTGACCGGGTGGCGATGCGCGAAAGCCTCGACCAGGCGATGACCTATGCGCTCCTGCCGGTCCTGCCTGCGACAGCCGGTCTTCTGGCCACCGCGCCGCTCATCATGAGCACTCTCTTCGGCTACGGGCATTTCACCCTGCCTGACGTGGTCAATTCCGCCGGCTGCCTGCGCGCCTATGCGCTGGGGCTACCTGCCTTCGTCATCATCAAGCTGCTGGCCCCCGCCTTTTTTGCCGAAGGCGACACCACGACCCCGGTGCGCGTGGGGCTGATGACGCTGGCCCTCAACCTGGCCCTCAACCTGGCTTTCTACCGCCCGCTTGCCTGGCTTGGCCCGCCCCTGGCCAGCGCGGCAGCCGCTCTCGTCAACATGAGTGTTCTCATGGTCCTGCTCTACAGGCGCGACCTGTTCCGCCCTGACCGACGCGCGCTGAGCCAGGCCGGGCGGATCCTGCTTGCTGCCGTGCTGATGGGGCTTTGCGCCTGGGCGGTCACGCGCACCGTGTTGTGGGACCTGCCGCACTGGCACGGCCTGCTGGCGCGCCTGATCGGCCTGATGTGCCTGATCGGCCTCAGCGGCGGGCTTTACGCCTTCCTGCTGCTGGCCCTGCGGGTCGTCACGCCTGCGCAGCTGCGCAGCTTTGCTGAGCGGCGTCTCAACAGGCGCCGCGGTTAG
- the mutS gene encoding DNA mismatch repair protein MutS yields the protein MAVPSPENASPAMAQWFTLKAQEPDALLFFRMGDFYELFFGDAQAASMALDIALTKRGTHNGAPIPMCGVPMGAAQTYLSRLIKRGFRVAVAEQLEQPRKGQKGPLKREIIRLVTPGTLTEDELLEAGRANFLLALAQGGRRRNCLGAAWVDVSTGHVETLSLPRAELAELLARLDPSEILLDPALETKDLPLRPGAATIRAPARLTPERARTRMAAAYKVAQLDALGEFSDEEATACALLLDYVRRSQAGQLPRLQRPLPTGQAGVMGLDPATRQSLEILQARDGTETHTLLSTVAHTVTAAGTRLLARWLSTPSTDPALIAARQDAWSWLGSEARSQAGLAQDLRQLLRGVPDCARALGRISTGRALPRDLAAVRDTLHLADLLTEKLAPYRNSAMPGAMRQLGAALYGRADSLLERLTAALAPTLPARLEDGGVIAAGFDPELDRLRSLRDDSRRVIARLQAELVGKYSINTLRIRHHSQLGYVIEVPASHGARLKERPELHYRQGTASLARFSSEELSQLDRTIAEASEQAATLERHLFETLAGHVLDTPALDEITAALAELDVYLACEKLAASGRWCRPKVTEDTRFTLRACRHPVVEAALERQGGGRFMPNSCALPPAHYVMLLTGPNMAGKSTFLRQTALAVILAQAGFPVPAEEAEIGVVDRLFSRVGAADDLARGRSTFMVEMTETAAILNQAGPRSLVVVDEIGRGTSTLDGLSIAWATLEALHSQLGARTIFATHFHELGALLGRLPHLTAATMSVREWEGEVVFQHEVKPGLAGRSWGLHVARLAGLPAAVLKRARRLLAHFEQERGGAGAVGVQPLPLFTAGLQAEPQLPDAALPQAVQEDPRHEILEAFLADLDPDCLTPRQAHEALYRLQERLKGHLGNSPERNS from the coding sequence ATGGCCGTTCCCTCGCCGGAGAACGCTTCCCCGGCCATGGCGCAGTGGTTCACCCTCAAGGCGCAGGAACCCGACGCGCTTCTCTTCTTCAGGATGGGCGATTTCTACGAGCTGTTTTTCGGCGATGCGCAGGCGGCCTCAATGGCGCTGGATATCGCGCTCACCAAGCGCGGCACCCATAACGGCGCGCCCATTCCCATGTGCGGCGTGCCCATGGGCGCTGCGCAGACTTATCTGTCGCGGCTCATCAAGCGCGGTTTCCGCGTTGCCGTGGCCGAACAGCTGGAACAGCCCCGAAAAGGCCAGAAAGGCCCGCTGAAGCGCGAGATCATCCGGCTCGTAACGCCCGGCACCCTGACAGAAGATGAACTGCTGGAAGCAGGGCGCGCCAATTTCCTCCTGGCCCTGGCGCAAGGCGGGCGGCGCAGGAATTGCCTGGGCGCTGCATGGGTGGATGTCTCCACCGGCCACGTGGAAACCCTTTCGCTGCCACGCGCGGAGCTTGCCGAACTGCTGGCGCGCCTTGACCCCTCTGAAATCCTGCTCGACCCGGCACTGGAGACCAAAGACCTGCCGCTCAGGCCAGGAGCTGCGACCATCAGGGCGCCTGCGCGCCTCACCCCTGAACGGGCCCGCACCCGGATGGCCGCGGCCTACAAGGTTGCCCAGCTGGACGCGCTGGGAGAATTTTCCGATGAGGAAGCCACCGCCTGCGCGTTGCTGCTGGACTATGTCAGGCGCAGCCAGGCAGGCCAGTTGCCGCGCCTGCAGCGCCCCCTGCCTACCGGGCAGGCCGGCGTCATGGGGCTTGATCCGGCCACGCGCCAGAGCCTGGAGATCCTCCAGGCCCGCGACGGTACCGAAACACACACGCTTCTCTCCACCGTCGCCCACACCGTCACCGCCGCAGGGACGCGTCTTCTGGCCCGCTGGCTTTCAACCCCCAGCACCGACCCGGCCCTGATCGCAGCACGCCAGGACGCCTGGAGCTGGCTGGGCAGCGAGGCGCGCAGTCAGGCGGGTCTGGCCCAGGACCTCCGCCAGCTCCTGCGCGGCGTGCCCGACTGCGCGCGTGCCCTGGGGCGCATCTCCACCGGGCGCGCCCTGCCGCGCGACCTGGCTGCCGTGCGCGACACGCTGCACCTTGCCGACCTGCTGACCGAAAAGCTGGCCCCTTACCGCAACAGCGCCATGCCGGGCGCCATGCGCCAGCTGGGGGCTGCGCTCTACGGCCGTGCCGACAGCCTGCTTGAACGCCTGACCGCAGCCCTTGCCCCCACCCTGCCGGCCCGGCTGGAGGACGGCGGGGTGATCGCCGCAGGCTTCGACCCCGAGCTCGACAGGCTGCGCAGCCTGCGCGATGACAGCCGGCGCGTCATCGCCCGGCTGCAGGCGGAACTTGTGGGGAAATATTCGATCAACACCCTGCGCATCCGCCACCACAGTCAGCTTGGCTATGTGATCGAGGTGCCTGCAAGCCACGGCGCGCGCCTCAAGGAACGCCCCGAGCTGCATTACCGCCAGGGTACAGCCAGCCTGGCCCGCTTCTCCAGCGAGGAACTCTCACAGCTCGACCGCACGATTGCTGAAGCCTCCGAGCAGGCGGCCACCCTGGAGCGCCACCTTTTCGAAACGCTGGCCGGCCATGTTCTCGACACCCCGGCCCTTGACGAGATCACCGCAGCCCTGGCCGAGCTGGACGTCTATCTCGCCTGCGAGAAGCTTGCCGCAAGCGGGCGCTGGTGCCGCCCCAAGGTCACCGAGGACACGCGCTTCACTCTGCGCGCCTGCCGCCACCCGGTGGTGGAGGCCGCGCTGGAGCGCCAGGGCGGGGGGCGCTTCATGCCCAATTCCTGCGCGCTGCCGCCCGCCCATTACGTTATGCTGCTGACCGGACCGAACATGGCAGGCAAATCGACCTTCCTGCGCCAGACCGCACTCGCTGTCATCCTGGCGCAGGCAGGCTTTCCCGTCCCTGCCGAGGAAGCGGAGATCGGCGTGGTGGACCGCCTGTTCTCGCGCGTGGGCGCGGCAGACGACCTGGCCCGCGGTCGTTCCACCTTCATGGTGGAGATGACCGAAACGGCCGCCATCCTCAACCAGGCGGGCCCACGTTCCCTGGTGGTGGTGGACGAGATCGGCCGCGGCACCTCCACCCTGGACGGGCTGTCGATCGCCTGGGCCACGCTGGAGGCGCTGCACAGCCAGCTCGGGGCACGGACGATCTTTGCCACCCATTTCCACGAGCTCGGCGCGCTTCTGGGCCGCCTGCCCCACCTGACCGCCGCCACCATGTCCGTGCGGGAGTGGGAAGGCGAGGTCGTATTTCAGCACGAGGTCAAGCCCGGCCTGGCGGGCAGAAGCTGGGGGCTGCACGTGGCCCGCCTGGCCGGCCTGCCCGCTGCAGTGCTGAAGCGGGCGCGCAGGCTCCTGGCGCATTTCGAGCAGGAGCGCGGCGGGGCAGGCGCAGTGGGCGTCCAGCCCCTGCCGCTGTTTACAGCGGGGCTGCAGGCTGAGCCCCAACTCCCTGACGCAGCACTCCCTCAGGCAGTGCAGGAGGACCCGCGCCATGAAATCCTGGAGGCTTTTCTGGCAGATCTCGACCCGGACTGCCTGACACCGCGCCAGGCGCATGAGGCACTTTACCGGCTGCAGGAACGCCTGAAGGGGCATCTCGGCAACAGCCCGGAGAGAAATTCATAA
- a CDS encoding NAD(P)H-dependent glycerol-3-phosphate dehydrogenase gives MNGRPIVAVIGAGAWGTALACALAAVADVKLWSHTPLPAGTRHTPRLPDITLPPNVELVGDLPAVADCVLMVVPTQALREVSAKLARVLAPAVPVVSCCKGLEHGTALMPLEVLTRTMPGHPLAVLGGPNFAIEVARGLPAAATLAAGQRIFAQELAENLSTPAFRLYASTDPLGVQLAGAAKNVYAIGAGVCIGAGMGENARAALLTRALAELGRLVEALGGQSKTVYGMAGMGDLVLTCTGIGSRNYSLGMALGSGESLDSILAARTTVAEGVLTAPTLAELGPRYDVETPIIDAIARLLRGQVTAQDVRKELFGRPQRLE, from the coding sequence ATGAACGGCCGGCCGATCGTCGCCGTCATCGGGGCCGGTGCGTGGGGAACGGCGCTTGCCTGCGCGCTGGCAGCTGTTGCCGATGTCAAGCTCTGGAGCCACACGCCCCTGCCCGCCGGCACGCGCCATACGCCGCGCCTGCCCGACATCACCCTGCCGCCCAATGTGGAACTCGTAGGCGACCTGCCTGCCGTTGCGGACTGCGTGCTGATGGTGGTGCCCACCCAGGCGCTGCGCGAGGTTTCTGCCAAACTTGCCCGGGTGCTGGCGCCGGCTGTGCCCGTCGTCAGCTGCTGCAAGGGCCTTGAGCACGGCACCGCCCTGATGCCCCTTGAAGTCCTGACGCGCACCATGCCCGGCCATCCGCTGGCCGTGCTGGGCGGGCCGAATTTCGCCATTGAGGTGGCTCGGGGGCTGCCGGCTGCGGCAACGCTTGCTGCAGGGCAGCGCATCTTCGCCCAGGAGCTGGCTGAAAACCTCAGCACGCCTGCCTTCCGCCTCTATGCCAGCACTGACCCGCTGGGCGTGCAGCTGGCCGGCGCTGCCAAGAATGTCTACGCCATCGGGGCAGGCGTGTGCATCGGGGCAGGCATGGGAGAGAACGCGCGCGCTGCCCTGCTGACGCGCGCGCTGGCAGAGCTGGGCCGCCTGGTCGAGGCGCTGGGCGGGCAGAGCAAGACGGTCTACGGCATGGCCGGCATGGGCGATCTGGTGCTGACCTGCACCGGCATCGGCTCGCGCAATTACAGCCTCGGCATGGCCCTGGGCAGCGGTGAAAGCCTCGATTCCATCCTCGCTGCCCGCACGACCGTCGCCGAGGGGGTGCTGACCGCGCCCACCCTGGCTGAGCTGGGGCCGCGTTACGATGTGGAAACCCCCATCATTGACGCCATCGCCCGCCTGCTGCGCGGCCAGGTCACCGCCCAGGACGTGCGCAAGGAGCTTTTCGGCCGCCCCCAGCGCCTTGAGTAG
- a CDS encoding glutathione peroxidase translates to MASSSAPSSAQKPIAYDFTLPALSGSSAAEPQQEMRPEEKIDLSRWRGRPLLIVNTASRCGFTPQYEALEALWQSQNKDSDGLVVIGVPSNDFGAQELDTPGEIASFCQARYGVTFPLAARSHVRGSQAVPLYRWLAGQAGFLGRPRWNFHKYLIGRDGRLQDWFLPSTTPSAPRLQRAIRRALQTPPPARAR, encoded by the coding sequence ATGGCTTCCTCTTCCGCCCCTTCAAGTGCTCAGAAACCGATCGCCTATGATTTCACCCTGCCCGCTTTGAGTGGCTCTTCAGCTGCCGAGCCTCAGCAGGAAATGCGGCCAGAAGAGAAGATCGATCTCTCGCGCTGGCGCGGTCGCCCGCTGCTTATCGTCAACACGGCCTCGCGGTGCGGGTTCACGCCGCAATACGAAGCCCTTGAGGCCCTGTGGCAGAGCCAGAATAAGGATTCGGACGGGCTGGTGGTCATCGGGGTGCCGAGCAATGATTTCGGCGCCCAGGAACTCGACACGCCCGGTGAAATCGCCAGCTTCTGCCAGGCGCGTTACGGCGTCACCTTTCCGCTGGCTGCGCGCAGCCATGTGCGCGGGTCCCAGGCGGTTCCGCTCTATCGCTGGCTTGCCGGGCAGGCCGGTTTTCTGGGCCGGCCGCGATGGAATTTCCATAAATATCTCATCGGCCGCGACGGGCGGCTGCAGGACTGGTTCCTGCCCTCCACCACGCCTTCAGCCCCCCGCCTGCAGCGTGCGATCAGGCGCGCGCTCCAGACCCCACCGCCAGCGCGCGCACGCTGA
- a CDS encoding [protein-PII] uridylyltransferase yields MQPTAPQALSTLSGFETYAIPRSEALARLRLRLGGRRREIRQSFESGALDGMQAARALSDMIDELLVGLAAYAGLPDDPQQMTFSLCATGGYGVGLLAPFSDVDLLFLTEDTPSEALLEKIEYVLYTLWDLGLQVGHATRSIAQCLEAASDATICTTLLDLRPIYGSRALAGELSQALHRELQGERLEKFVEARLVERGRRHHKYGDTPYLVEPNIKEGGGGLRDLQALNWIGNALLGRDSGTSPGPDQPNRLQGLAASCLQLGHLTARETYRAHKIWRFFWTVRLHLHYTAGRAEERLTFDMQPIIGARMGYANHGRQRGVERFMRHYYLMARSVMQLTSVLQPTMLLQLQNHLHATTPRYLPGPEGFHLLNGRLTAMTSELFSNTPLNLFRLLAVASKYQLPLHPNAVQHLIRQERHIAELRGNPEAAELFLDLLCAPARIPPAQLPSASADNKTGESPHADVAAPDRKGAEPLAARPLVGTLHRHEENFWLPLLNETGLLARFLPDWSRVMGQTQIDGYHIYTVDEHIIEGVRVLRQLEIGRMADEIPVAYTLARNLQGRRALYVAALIHDIGKGRGRDHSQLGSELAVTICAQLHLTPEETDTVSWLILHHLLLSHTAFSRDIDDPQTILDLADIIQSPERLRLLLLLTIADVRAVGPRGWNTWKATLLHRLYTRLADVLEGGQQTREDDQRVAEARAQVARALRPATSETEIGQFLKLGGPGYWLGFDAHTHVRHAHLTLAQLQHPNESGIRVDLHPLPSRGITELTVLCPDRPGVFSLIAKALAICGTSISDARIYTLSNGMALDTFWIQDQHGEAFEERAHLERLEAKIIQLLSAQNPEGGQAGPYPPLSDEDALEIAPDQTAALRRLGNVQVPSRVLIDNEASDKFTVVEVNGRDRPHLLFELTATLKREGVHISSAHVTTYGLRAVDVFYLHDAHGRKITAPAQIARLRESLLRVLTGPAA; encoded by the coding sequence ATGCAACCAACTGCCCCCCAGGCACTGTCGACCCTTTCCGGTTTTGAGACCTATGCCATCCCGCGTTCAGAGGCATTGGCCAGACTGCGCCTGCGACTCGGGGGGAGAAGGCGCGAAATCCGCCAGAGTTTCGAGAGCGGTGCGCTGGACGGCATGCAGGCGGCCCGTGCGCTGTCGGACATGATCGATGAGCTCCTGGTCGGTCTGGCAGCCTATGCCGGCCTGCCGGATGATCCGCAGCAGATGACCTTCAGCCTCTGTGCGACAGGCGGCTACGGCGTGGGGCTTCTGGCGCCCTTCAGCGATGTGGACCTGCTTTTCCTGACCGAGGACACCCCCTCAGAAGCCCTGCTCGAGAAGATCGAATACGTTCTCTATACCCTCTGGGACCTGGGGCTGCAGGTGGGCCATGCCACGCGCTCCATCGCCCAATGCCTGGAGGCTGCCAGCGACGCCACCATCTGCACCACCCTGCTCGACCTCCGCCCCATCTATGGCAGCCGGGCGCTGGCAGGCGAGCTGTCGCAGGCGCTGCACCGGGAGCTGCAGGGAGAGCGGCTTGAGAAATTCGTCGAGGCCCGCCTCGTCGAGCGTGGCAGGCGACACCACAAATACGGCGACACTCCCTACCTCGTCGAACCCAACATCAAGGAAGGCGGCGGCGGGCTGCGCGACCTGCAGGCGCTCAACTGGATCGGCAATGCCCTGCTGGGGCGCGATTCTGGAACTTCCCCAGGTCCGGACCAGCCCAATCGCCTGCAGGGCCTGGCCGCCTCCTGCCTGCAGCTCGGCCATCTCACGGCGCGCGAGACCTACCGGGCGCATAAGATCTGGCGCTTCTTCTGGACCGTGCGCCTGCACCTCCACTACACCGCCGGACGCGCTGAAGAGCGCCTGACCTTCGACATGCAGCCCATCATCGGCGCGCGAATGGGCTATGCCAATCACGGCCGCCAGCGCGGGGTCGAGCGCTTCATGCGCCATTACTACCTCATGGCGCGCTCGGTCATGCAGCTTACCAGCGTTCTGCAGCCCACCATGCTGCTGCAGCTGCAGAACCACCTCCACGCCACCACGCCCCGCTACCTGCCCGGCCCTGAAGGTTTCCACCTCCTCAATGGCCGGTTGACTGCCATGACGTCGGAACTCTTCAGCAACACGCCGCTCAACCTCTTCCGGCTGCTGGCTGTCGCCTCGAAATACCAGCTTCCTCTCCACCCTAATGCGGTCCAGCATCTCATCCGGCAGGAACGCCACATCGCCGAGCTCCGCGGCAACCCAGAAGCGGCTGAACTTTTCCTCGACCTGCTCTGCGCGCCGGCCCGGATCCCCCCTGCCCAGCTTCCCTCGGCAAGCGCTGACAACAAAACGGGCGAAAGCCCGCACGCCGATGTCGCCGCCCCTGACAGAAAAGGCGCTGAACCCCTGGCAGCGCGCCCCCTTGTGGGGACCCTGCACCGCCATGAAGAGAATTTCTGGCTGCCCCTGCTCAACGAGACCGGCCTGCTGGCACGTTTCCTGCCTGACTGGTCGCGGGTCATGGGGCAGACCCAGATCGACGGCTACCACATCTACACCGTTGACGAGCACATCATCGAAGGCGTGCGCGTTCTCCGCCAGCTCGAAATCGGGCGCATGGCCGATGAGATCCCCGTCGCCTACACGCTGGCGCGCAATCTCCAGGGCAGGCGCGCCCTTTACGTGGCCGCCCTCATCCACGACATCGGCAAGGGGCGCGGGCGCGACCATTCCCAGCTCGGCTCGGAGCTGGCGGTGACCATCTGCGCCCAGCTCCACCTCACGCCTGAAGAGACCGACACCGTCTCCTGGCTGATCCTGCACCATCTGCTGCTGTCGCATACCGCCTTCTCGCGCGACATCGACGACCCGCAGACCATCCTGGATCTCGCAGACATCATCCAGTCCCCTGAAAGGCTGCGCCTGCTGCTGCTGCTGACGATCGCCGATGTCCGCGCCGTCGGCCCGCGGGGATGGAACACCTGGAAGGCGACGCTCCTGCACCGCCTCTACACCCGGCTGGCTGACGTGCTGGAGGGCGGCCAGCAGACGCGCGAGGATGACCAGAGGGTTGCTGAAGCGCGCGCCCAGGTGGCGCGTGCCCTGCGCCCTGCCACTTCTGAGACGGAGATCGGCCAGTTCCTGAAGCTCGGCGGGCCGGGTTACTGGCTGGGCTTTGACGCCCATACCCATGTGCGCCATGCCCATCTCACCCTGGCCCAGCTCCAGCACCCCAATGAAAGCGGCATCCGGGTGGACCTGCACCCCCTGCCAAGCCGCGGCATCACCGAGCTGACCGTCCTCTGCCCTGACAGGCCAGGCGTCTTCTCGCTGATCGCCAAGGCGCTGGCCATCTGCGGCACATCGATTTCGGATGCGCGGATCTACACGCTTTCCAACGGCATGGCGCTTGACACGTTCTGGATCCAGGACCAGCACGGCGAAGCCTTTGAAGAACGCGCGCATCTGGAACGGCTGGAAGCGAAGATCATCCAGCTGCTGAGCGCCCAAAACCCTGAAGGCGGCCAGGCAGGCCCCTATCCCCCTCTCAGCGATGAGGACGCGCTGGAGATCGCCCCTGACCAGACGGCTGCCTTGCGCAGGCTCGGCAACGTGCAGGTGCCCTCGCGCGTGCTGATCGACAATGAGGCTTCCGACAAATTCACGGTCGTCGAGGTGAACGGGCGCGACCGGCCGCATCTGCTCTTCGAGCTCACGGCCACCCTCAAGCGCGAAGGGGTGCACATCTCCTCGGCCCATGTCACCACCTACGGCCTGCGCGCGGTGGACGTGTTCTATCTGCATGACGCCCACGGCCGGAAAATCACTGCACCTGCCCAGATCGCCCGGCTCAGGGAATCCCTGCTGCGCGTGCTGACCGGTCCTGCCGCCTGA
- the tsaD gene encoding tRNA (adenosine(37)-N6)-threonylcarbamoyltransferase complex transferase subunit TsaD, whose protein sequence is MRHTFPMPQRASVPLHPTSPVSAPIAAPVLAIESSCDDTGCAILDADGRILGESLLSQESHAPLGGVVPEIAARAHLEALPALVDLTLERAGLQLDDIAVFAATTGPGLIGGVIVGSTYAKGLAMALNRPFMAINHIEAHVLTPRLPEPAHSPTKTGTTPLPAFPYLALLMSGGHCQCIAVEGVGRYRQLGATIDDAAGEAFDKVAKMLGLGWPGGPAVEKLAREGDPHAYDLPRPLKGRAGCDFSFSGLKTAVARQIVPYGMAPLPRQVAADLAASFQQAVADVMVDRAANALALFPEATTLVVAGGVAANTVLRTRLQDLAQAHGIGFQAPALRLCTDNAVMIGWAALEHLRQGGPAPDDLDLPPRPRWPLSECRPAPERAAEADQQALAGGRP, encoded by the coding sequence ATGCGACATACTTTCCCCATGCCCCAACGCGCTTCCGTCCCCCTGCACCCGACCTCTCCCGTTTCGGCCCCTATCGCGGCCCCTGTTCTGGCTATCGAAAGCTCCTGCGACGATACGGGATGCGCCATTCTTGACGCTGATGGGCGGATTCTGGGCGAAAGCCTGCTGTCGCAGGAAAGCCATGCCCCGCTGGGGGGCGTGGTGCCTGAAATCGCTGCGCGCGCGCATCTGGAAGCCCTGCCGGCGCTGGTCGACCTCACGCTTGAGCGCGCCGGGCTGCAGCTTGACGACATCGCCGTCTTCGCCGCCACCACGGGGCCGGGGCTGATCGGCGGCGTCATCGTGGGCAGCACCTATGCCAAAGGGCTGGCCATGGCTCTGAACAGGCCCTTCATGGCCATCAACCACATCGAGGCCCATGTTCTCACCCCCCGCCTGCCCGAGCCGGCACACAGTCCTACAAAAACCGGCACCACCCCTTTGCCTGCCTTTCCCTATCTGGCCCTGCTGATGTCAGGCGGGCACTGCCAGTGTATCGCGGTCGAAGGGGTGGGGCGTTACCGGCAGCTGGGCGCCACGATTGACGATGCGGCAGGCGAAGCTTTCGACAAGGTTGCCAAGATGCTCGGCCTGGGCTGGCCCGGCGGGCCGGCGGTGGAAAAGCTGGCCAGGGAAGGCGATCCCCACGCCTATGACCTGCCGCGCCCCCTCAAGGGACGGGCAGGCTGCGATTTTTCGTTCTCGGGCCTCAAGACAGCGGTGGCGCGGCAGATCGTCCCCTACGGCATGGCGCCCCTGCCGCGGCAGGTTGCAGCTGACCTCGCCGCCTCCTTCCAGCAGGCTGTGGCGGATGTGATGGTCGACCGCGCCGCCAACGCCCTGGCCCTGTTTCCTGAAGCCACGACGCTGGTGGTGGCAGGCGGCGTGGCGGCCAATACCGTGCTGCGCACGCGGCTGCAGGACCTGGCGCAGGCACATGGCATCGGCTTTCAGGCCCCTGCCCTGCGCCTGTGCACCGACAATGCGGTCATGATCGGCTGGGCCGCGCTCGAGCACCTGCGCCAGGGCGGCCCAGCGCCTGACGACCTCGACCTGCCGCCGCGCCCGCGATGGCCCCTGAGCGAATGCCGCCCTGCCCCTGAGCGCGCAGCAGAAGCAGACCAGCAGGCACTGGCGGGAGGGAGACCATGA